ACGTAGGGATAATCAACTTAGATCAGGCACTCACCTGTTTGATGGAGTCCCCGTACACCTCTCTGACGTACTTGAGGAAAGCGGTGGTCCATTGCAGGGTTGTGGCTTTGTCCGTCTCGTGGTTACAGAATGGCGCCAGCACATTCAGCTCATCACAGCAGAAGCGGATCCTCCTCCTAGAGTAAAAGGTGTTACTGACAGGAACTTCTGTTTGAGGTGTGTACTAAGTGTCAGTGTGTTTTTTTCTTTTATGGTTTAGGTATGGTTTGCTGTGCTGTGAAACCCTTTTTGACAAATGTACCATGTAAAAGTGTGAATGCTAATGAGCAAAAGTAATAACGTGCCCAAGAGAGTAAAACAAGCAACAGTTTGTGTGTCTGAGTATAAGTGTGATGGGTTCAGATTTCTAAAAACTTTGAATATTATTAATCATTAGTTATGCTAGAGACATGAGGGGTGCCATAGTCGAGGGTCTAACCCAGGagttaatggttatctgtaggaggaagGGTTATGGTGGGTGCAATTAAGCTTAGAATGTGATGAGTACAGGGAAAACAATCGCATGTGGCAGTACTGATAAAGGGAGGGAGCTGTGGATAAGAGGGCGAGGTCAGGTAAGATTAAGGGAAGAGGAACCATTTTTTGCCTGTATCACTTTGTATCTTTATTGCTAGGCAGGAAACTATGTTTAGCGAGAAGGAGGAGACTCCACCCAAAGTGGGGTACATATACCACCACTATTGCAAACATGTTTTTTGTCGATTCAGCTGTTCGATTTTTTGGGAAGAATAAACCTGGTCTAAGCTTTCATAGTGTCCGTAAAGTTCTTACTCTGATGACTAAAACCTAACAAGTGTAAGCACAAGTGTGGGTCTGATTACCTGCGGTCCCGCTCCTTgctgttgtgtctctctctgcgctGGCTACTTTCCACTGGTGGCCCTCCTCTCTTTTTTGCGCCTGCTCCTCCAGTTGCTCTTCCCTCCACTGAGTCTGTGACAACGCCAGAGGTCTTGACAGCACACGTTCCACGGGTCCTACCGCGTTTAGCAGGCTTCGCCACAGCATCATCTGAAAGAGATAAAGAGGGTGTTAAgagttacaacaacaacaaaaaagagttGGATGTTATGTTCAGCAATACTACAATACATGTACAAAATAAGCTGGAGAAAGACTGTACATTAAGTTTTGTTATGAGTGCCCTCCAAATCAAGCTGAACAGTGAACATACATACCTTCCACCTTCACCCAAACTTTCTCCTCTTTTGGGTTGGGGCTGTTGGCGCATGGGACTTTGTCAGGCATCTTGTCTTGCCGATAGCTGAATGTGAAGTTCTTTGGAATGATCAACCCTTGATGCTTATTGGGGTCAAGCATATGAGGGACATTCCCAAATCCCTAAGAATAGAAGACTTGTCAAAACATAGCACTGAATCCCTTCCTTGTAACAATATAAAACAATTACATTTTTATGATTTAGATACAGATTTAGATCAGTAGTTTGTTGCTCATACTTGACGGGCGCCGGCGATGGGGTTGAACATGCTTCCATATGGGTAtgacagctcaatagggttgccCCGATCTGACCTCACCCACTTCTGTGGTTGTGAATGCATTGCTGCTTCTTGCGCCTCATTAGATTGATGAAGCATTGTCAAAAAACTGTAAAAGAAAGACAAATGTTGAGTAACTCAGTACTTATATGACAATGTGTTTTTAGTAGTGTAGTAGAAAATTTACAGCTGTAAACAAAGTATGGCTAGTATAGGCCTACATTATCGTCACTCAAAATGTAGGGATAAAACGTACTTGCTCAGAGCTGCTGATTGCACATCCTGTTGTCTGGGGATGTCACAGGGGGTGCAGTTGAACCTCTTCTCCAAGCGAACTCGGGCGGGTGGGTTGGGCCTAGACAATAGCTGTGTGCTACCGTTGTTGTATGCTTCCAAGCCACGTTCTTGGGTCGCATCCACTGCACTCCTGATTTTAGCCAACACGGAGCCGGGGACTTCACCGCAAGTGGTGGGGGTCCGTTCTCCAGGTATAACGTTCCCGTCACTGACCAATACCATTTTAATTTCCTTGATGTCAACCTGTCCACCCTGGTTCAAGCCGCCGAGAATGTACTGCTGCTCATCAGTTGAAGTTGACATAGCATCAGGTGGAGTGTTCGGGGGAGACTTGGCTGGGTATGTAGGTTGGGGTGCAGAGTTTTCCACGGTGAATACGGTAGTGTTGAACCGGGCATCTCCTGATCCCTCTGGACCAGCCGCTTGTGCCTCCATGTGTGACTGGATTATGTGCTGAAGGTGGGTGTACTCCACTTCTGTCATCTCCATCAGGTTGAGCTCAGTGCCCAAAATCTGGCTTTGATCATTTGGAACACACCCGTTTTGGCTCATGATCACCTCGACAGAATCTGGGTTGTACTGCCCCAATGCAGGTGACACATGAATGGTTTTACAAGCAGGTGACACATTAATGGTTTTACATGCCACGGACATCGACATTCTGTTGAGAGAAACATATGCTTAATGTCAGTTTAGAACAAGAACACTACTTTCATGTTCAACATAgatatctatctgtctgttaccAGGGTCTATAACCTTAGCTAAATCCATGGGCTGATCTCTGGCTAACTAGCAAAATACTTTTCCCGCTCTGATCGATCAATCCAGCTCGCGCGTCTTAATCTAAACTGCGCTAACGTTACACTCCAGCTACTATATGACAATTCACTTCACACtgtaggcagcctagtggttagagcgttgggccagaaaCCGAAAGGCTGctcgatcgaatccccgagctaggcaaggtaaaaatctgttgaacaaggcaattaacctaacccactgttccgaggccgtcattgtaaataagaatttgttcttattaaccgacttggctagttaaataaaaatacagttAACGAGCTACACTTATTCTTACTGAAATGTGGAATATAGCTAGCTATCCAACTAAATAGCTTTTTTAAATTGTACTATTTGGTCAACTTAAAAAGAGTAAACGTACAAATATgcggtaatgttagctagcagatGTTAGCTAGTTAAAGTTAGTTACTGTAGCCAGAAACTTTTCCAATAATTCACTGACTGAAAAGTCACCACCCTTACAATTGTCTCAATTAAACATTTGATAACTACCTGAATAGATGGATATATTTGTATTTAAAAGTCTTCAATTATAAGTTCATTAATTTATCAAAATCGTCGTCTAAAAACAGGCTCGTGTTTAGAATTTTACCAACCGACTTTGACAGTCAGACAAGAGAGCGAACGTGATTAGAAAATAACTTGGGTGGCAACTGACGTCAGGCATTTTCATTGGCTCAAAAACAGAGCCTCTGCTGTCAGTGTCCATGAAAGTTGttctaaaatatttttttgagATTTGGTAACTTGCTTGACTGCTCCCATCATTAAATGCTAGTAAATCAAACATTCAAAGATgttaattatactgaacaaaaataagtGGCGAAGCAGTCTAATAagacactgcatttcagtgctagaggcgtcactacagaccctggtttgattccaggctatatcacaaccggccgtgattgggagtccctcagggcggcacacaattggcccagcgtcatccggttAAGGGTTtggtttgttcttaactgacttgcctagttaaataaatgttaaattaaCAAAATAAAGCTAAAAATGTTCTGAAAACATGGTTCACACAGGCGTAGGAGATcttatatgttttgttctatgagaatCTTCATCAGCTAACAATGGATTTTGGAACATTTATGCAATCAAAAAAAGTATATAGaattcataattcataaaggtcatgttaactgactgatattatcccAAAGAACAAAACGCAAAAGATCTACGCCTGTGTGAACCTTGTTTTCAGCGTTTATCCCAAAACTCCATTAGATTTCTCCATTAATTTcccccataggaatggct
Above is a genomic segment from Oncorhynchus gorbuscha isolate QuinsamMale2020 ecotype Even-year linkage group LG10, OgorEven_v1.0, whole genome shotgun sequence containing:
- the LOC124045699 gene encoding transcription factor-like 5 protein yields the protein MSMSVACKTINVSPACKTIHVSPALGQYNPDSVEVIMSQNGCVPNDQSQILGTELNLMEMTEVEYTHLQHIIQSHMEAQAAGPEGSGDARFNTTVFTVENSAPQPTYPAKSPPNTPPDAMSTSTDEQQYILGGLNQGGQVDIKEIKMVLVSDGNVIPGERTPTTCGEVPGSVLAKIRSAVDATQERGLEAYNNGSTQLLSRPNPPARVRLEKRFNCTPCDIPRQQDVQSAALSNFLTMLHQSNEAQEAAMHSQPQKWVRSDRGNPIELSYPYGSMFNPIAGARQGFGNVPHMLDPNKHQGLIIPKNFTFSYRQDKMPDKVPCANSPNPKEEKVWVKVEDDAVAKPAKRGRTRGTCAVKTSGVVTDSVEGRATGGAGAKKRGGPPVESSQRRERHNSKERDRRRRIRFCCDELNVLAPFCNHETDKATTLQWTTAFLKYVREVYGDSIKQEFQGTFCGKTGQRLKPSSASGQVMVRQETAEPSSTLQASEQ